One window of Candidatus Eisenbacteria bacterium genomic DNA carries:
- a CDS encoding PD40 domain-containing protein, translating into MRTSPFAMLSPWVALLALASAALAQDVRLDIRSGASSRLPIRCLPLAPAGDRDARTSSVQADEVLASDLQASAVFQVAKAWDPGVLAPPPAQADIGGKWTVNGASVRLAGEVVDATSRKAILTREYRGPLARWRELVHRFADDIVMQFTGEPGVASTKMAFVAQEGRAKELWVMDADGWGAHPLTADGSIVQSPAWAPDASLLLFTSYRGGTGPQLWVLSPEQRKPFLVSGRPGLNTSGAYSPDGQSIACTLSRDGNAEIYRLDARGGSPQRLTDSRGIDTSPAWSPTGRAIAFTSDRSGQPQVHVMDADGSNVHRLTYDVSYTDSPAWSPKGDRIAFVTRTGAGFDIWMCRPDGSGATPVVTGGSNENPRWSPDGRHLVFTSNRDGSRSLWVSDIDGAEPRKLDTGGRKAFSPAWSPRITGEVRP; encoded by the coding sequence ATGCGAACCTCTCCGTTCGCGATGCTGTCGCCGTGGGTCGCCCTGCTCGCGCTCGCCTCGGCGGCGCTGGCGCAGGACGTGCGCCTCGACATCCGCTCGGGCGCCTCGAGCCGGCTGCCCATTCGCTGCCTGCCCCTCGCGCCGGCGGGCGACCGCGACGCGCGCACGAGCAGCGTTCAGGCGGACGAGGTGCTGGCCTCCGACCTGCAGGCGTCCGCGGTGTTCCAGGTGGCGAAGGCCTGGGACCCGGGCGTGCTCGCGCCGCCTCCCGCCCAGGCCGACATCGGCGGCAAATGGACCGTCAACGGCGCCTCCGTTCGCCTGGCGGGCGAGGTCGTGGACGCGACCAGCCGCAAGGCGATCCTCACGCGCGAGTACCGCGGTCCGCTCGCGCGCTGGCGCGAACTCGTCCACCGGTTCGCCGACGACATCGTGATGCAGTTCACCGGCGAACCCGGCGTCGCCTCGACGAAGATGGCGTTCGTCGCCCAGGAAGGCCGCGCGAAGGAACTTTGGGTGATGGATGCCGACGGCTGGGGCGCCCATCCGCTCACCGCGGACGGCTCGATCGTGCAGTCGCCGGCCTGGGCGCCCGACGCCTCGCTGCTGCTGTTCACTTCCTATCGGGGCGGGACGGGGCCGCAGCTCTGGGTGCTGTCGCCGGAGCAGCGCAAGCCGTTCCTCGTCTCGGGCCGGCCCGGGCTGAACACCAGCGGAGCCTACTCGCCCGACGGCCAGAGCATCGCCTGCACGCTGAGCCGCGACGGCAACGCCGAAATCTACCGGCTCGACGCCCGCGGCGGCTCCCCGCAGCGCCTGACGGATTCGCGGGGAATCGACACGTCTCCCGCGTGGTCGCCCACCGGGCGCGCGATCGCCTTCACCTCGGACCGCTCCGGCCAGCCACAAGTCCATGTCATGGATGCCGACGGCAGCAACGTGCACCGCTTGACGTATGACGTGAGCTACACCGACTCTCCGGCCTGGTCCCCGAAGGGCGACCGGATCGCGTTCGTGACGCGAACCGGCGCAGGCTTCGATATCTGGATGTGCCGACCGGACGGCAGCGGCGCGACGCCGGTGGTCACCGGCGGCAGCAACGAGAACCCGCGCTGGTCGCCTGACGGCCGGCACCTCGTTTTCACGTCGAACCGCGACGGCAGCCGTTCCCTGTGGGTCAGCGACATCGACGGGGCGGAGCCGAGGAAGCTCGACACTGGAGGCCGCAAGGCATTCTCACCCGCATGGTCCCCTCGCATCACCGGCGAGGTCCGGCCCTGA
- the secG gene encoding preprotein translocase subunit SecG: protein MYGVVLALHLIVCLALVAVVLVQSGQGGGLAGGAFGGATQTVFGGRGATDFITKATVWLGVTFFVTSLVLAKMTTGTVSSGAKRSLIQQQARKAAQSAPAAVPSSPGATPVPGAAPSGGAPAPSPAGGSR, encoded by the coding sequence ATGTACGGCGTCGTACTCGCGCTTCACCTCATCGTCTGCCTCGCGCTCGTCGCGGTCGTCCTCGTCCAGTCGGGTCAGGGGGGCGGGCTCGCCGGCGGCGCTTTCGGCGGCGCAACGCAGACGGTCTTCGGCGGCCGCGGGGCCACGGACTTCATCACCAAGGCCACCGTCTGGCTGGGGGTGACGTTCTTCGTCACCTCGCTGGTGCTGGCCAAGATGACGACCGGGACGGTCAGCAGCGGCGCGAAGCGAAGCCTGATCCAGCAGCAGGCCCGCAAGGCGGCCCAGTCGGCTCCGGCGGCGGTCCCGTCGTCCCCGGGCGCGACGCCGGTGCCGGGGGCGGCTCCGTCGGGCGGGGCGCCTGCGCCGTCGCCGGCGGGCGGCTCGCGCTGA
- the pal gene encoding peptidoglycan-associated lipoprotein Pal, which produces MRLAPIRFAALALMAAALLAAGCAKKTTPVQTAPVPPSTTPAPTPSTPAPVPTPPAPSTPAASISDLATVHFALDSSALDDAARAILDRNARLLRDNADWTVTIAGNCDERGTVEYNQALGERRALAVRDYLIAAGVPDSRLKTISYGKEMPVDDGHDEAAWAKNRRADFSR; this is translated from the coding sequence ATGCGTCTTGCCCCGATCCGCTTCGCGGCCCTCGCCCTGATGGCGGCGGCCCTCCTCGCAGCCGGTTGCGCGAAGAAGACGACGCCGGTCCAGACCGCCCCCGTTCCGCCGTCCACGACGCCCGCGCCGACGCCTTCGACGCCCGCGCCCGTGCCGACGCCTCCCGCGCCTTCGACTCCCGCCGCCTCGATCTCGGACCTCGCGACCGTGCACTTCGCGCTCGATTCCTCGGCGCTCGACGACGCGGCACGCGCGATCCTGGACCGCAACGCCAGGCTGCTTCGTGACAACGCCGACTGGACCGTGACCATCGCCGGCAACTGCGACGAACGCGGAACCGTCGAATACAACCAGGCGCTCGGAGAGCGGCGCGCCCTCGCGGTCCGCGACTACCTGATCGCCGCCGGCGTGCCGGACTCGCGACTCAAGACGATCTCCTACGGCAAGGAGATGCCGGTGGACGACGGTCACGACGAGGCCGCCTGGGCGAAGAATCGCCGGGCGGATTTCTCTCGGTGA
- a CDS encoding TonB C-terminal domain-containing protein has product MKSAVAGSAAVHLGLAAVVLLWRAGGTVLVPGPDVVQVSLVDASLAAAPAAAAAPAATRPGERAPTDEPGVRIEKPKKREPRKPEDALPPAPARPATPAPAPKVALPYADVGGGMRGQVAVDASNFEFAYYLQQVRVLIARNWTPQPGLPPGTRAEVYFRVSRDGSITAPVVERPSGNDYFDQSARRAVLVTGHLPPLPLGWAGADLGIHFGFEYSGD; this is encoded by the coding sequence ATGAAGAGCGCGGTCGCCGGCTCGGCCGCCGTGCACCTCGGGCTCGCCGCCGTCGTGCTGCTGTGGCGCGCGGGTGGCACGGTGCTCGTGCCCGGCCCCGACGTCGTCCAGGTGTCGCTGGTGGACGCCTCGCTGGCCGCCGCCCCCGCGGCGGCGGCGGCCCCGGCCGCGACGCGGCCGGGCGAACGGGCGCCGACCGACGAACCGGGCGTGCGCATCGAAAAGCCGAAGAAGCGCGAGCCGCGCAAGCCTGAGGACGCGCTCCCACCCGCGCCCGCGCGGCCGGCCACCCCCGCGCCGGCACCGAAGGTGGCGCTGCCCTACGCCGACGTCGGCGGCGGAATGCGCGGGCAGGTGGCGGTGGACGCCAGCAACTTCGAGTTCGCCTACTACCTGCAGCAGGTGCGCGTGCTGATCGCGCGCAACTGGACGCCGCAGCCCGGCCTGCCGCCGGGCACCCGCGCCGAGGTCTACTTCCGGGTCTCGCGCGACGGTTCGATCACCGCCCCGGTCGTGGAGCGGCCGAGCGGCAACGATTACTTCGATCAGTCCGCGCGCCGCGCGGTGCTGGTGACCGGTCACCTGCCCCCGCTGCCGCTGGGCTGGGCGGGCGCCGACCTCGGCATTCACTTCGGTTTCGAATACTCGGGAGACTGA
- a CDS encoding biopolymer transporter ExbD, which produces MAAGGGRRRPMAEINVTPLVDVVLVLLIIFMVTAPFLSGGLEIDLPKVSTRGLDVHEGLIVSIRRDLTLAVGEKVVPARGFEAALVAARAAERPVFLKADQAVPYGTIVEYIARMRRAGVSQLGLVTEPPRTPR; this is translated from the coding sequence ATGGCCGCCGGGGGTGGCCGGCGCCGGCCGATGGCGGAGATCAACGTCACGCCGCTGGTGGACGTGGTGCTGGTCCTGCTCATCATCTTCATGGTGACCGCGCCCTTCCTCTCCGGCGGGCTCGAGATCGACCTGCCGAAGGTCTCCACGCGCGGACTCGACGTGCACGAGGGCCTGATCGTCAGCATCCGCAGGGACCTGACGCTGGCGGTCGGGGAGAAGGTCGTGCCCGCGCGCGGCTTCGAGGCCGCCCTCGTGGCCGCCCGCGCCGCCGAACGCCCTGTCTTCCTCAAGGCCGACCAGGCCGTGCCCTACGGAACCATCGTCGAGTACATCGCGCGCATGCGTCGCGCCGGCGTCTCGCAGCTCGGCCTCGTCACCGAACCTCCGAGGACGCCGCGATGA
- a CDS encoding MotA/TolQ/ExbB proton channel family protein: MSFVVLQLGGGVRSTIPSLIAHASLFSKGVLLLLLVMSVYSWAILWDRLRLYATARRQDASFLTAFRRLGDAADCRLVAEQHPASVLARTALAGQKALEQYSSEHMGPAARWELAQHAMDRAANEEVASLERHVGFLATTGSVAPFVGLMGTVWGVMVSFVNIGAQGSATLVVVAPGIAEALIATIAGLAAAIPSVIGYNHCLGRLHEAGNRASSFTAEFLAGRLGAQLK; encoded by the coding sequence ATGTCCTTCGTCGTTCTGCAGCTCGGGGGCGGGGTCCGCTCCACGATCCCCTCGCTGATCGCGCACGCGAGCCTGTTCTCCAAGGGCGTGTTGCTGCTGCTGCTGGTCATGTCGGTCTATTCGTGGGCGATCCTCTGGGACCGGCTGCGGCTCTACGCGACGGCCCGGCGACAGGACGCCTCGTTCCTCACCGCGTTCCGCCGCCTGGGCGACGCCGCCGACTGCCGGCTCGTGGCCGAGCAGCATCCGGCCAGCGTCCTGGCGCGCACGGCGCTCGCCGGCCAGAAGGCGCTCGAGCAGTACTCGTCCGAGCACATGGGCCCCGCGGCCCGCTGGGAACTCGCGCAACACGCCATGGACCGGGCCGCCAACGAGGAGGTGGCCTCGCTCGAACGCCACGTCGGCTTCCTCGCGACCACCGGCAGCGTGGCGCCATTCGTCGGCCTGATGGGCACCGTGTGGGGCGTCATGGTGTCGTTCGTGAACATCGGCGCCCAGGGCTCGGCGACGCTCGTGGTGGTGGCGCCCGGCATCGCCGAGGCGCTGATCGCGACCATCGCCGGCCTCGCGGCCGCGATTCCGTCGGTCATCGGTTACAATCATTGCCTCGGCCGGCTGCACGAGGCGGGCAATCGCGCGTCCTCCTTCACGGCCGAGTTCCTCGCCGGCAGACTCGGAGCGCAGCTCAAGTGA
- the ybgF gene encoding tol-pal system protein YbgF — protein sequence MTPAGAAAPLRRGAGAIAVLVLLGSSALTPGCYTTQLGLLRSGLDSLRAQVDTMRANDAVAARLIEDTRREVGEQRDLVLSAQARQSSTQRDLADLVSRLEGRLDEVLSRVTRVSERSGASRPPVAPHPDAGSVPAAGGTAAPGTPATSAPASPSGPSPSQLFDLATRDLTEGRYPLALQGYREFLAKFPDTELADNAQYGVGECFFAQAAFDSAAAEYAKVGERWPQGDRAPAALYKLALSQERLGRSADARATFEDLVKRFPASSEAGLARDRIGASRR from the coding sequence GTGACGCCCGCCGGGGCCGCGGCTCCCCTCCGGCGTGGCGCGGGCGCGATCGCCGTGCTCGTGCTGCTCGGTTCGTCGGCGCTGACCCCGGGCTGCTATACGACGCAGCTCGGGCTGCTGCGCTCGGGACTCGACAGCCTGCGAGCGCAGGTGGACACGATGCGCGCGAACGACGCGGTCGCGGCCCGCCTGATCGAGGACACGCGGCGTGAAGTCGGGGAGCAGCGCGACCTCGTCCTCAGCGCGCAGGCGCGGCAGTCGTCCACACAGCGCGACCTGGCGGACCTGGTCTCGCGGCTCGAGGGACGTCTCGACGAGGTGCTGAGCCGCGTGACGCGGGTGAGCGAGCGGTCGGGAGCCTCGCGCCCGCCCGTGGCTCCGCATCCGGATGCCGGCAGCGTGCCTGCGGCCGGCGGAACGGCTGCGCCGGGCACGCCGGCGACCTCGGCGCCGGCATCGCCCTCCGGGCCGAGCCCCTCGCAACTCTTCGACCTCGCGACCCGCGATCTCACCGAGGGTCGCTACCCGCTCGCGCTGCAGGGCTATCGCGAGTTCCTCGCGAAGTTCCCGGACACCGAACTCGCGGACAACGCGCAGTACGGCGTCGGCGAATGCTTCTTCGCGCAGGCGGCGTTCGACAGCGCGGCGGCCGAGTACGCGAAGGTCGGGGAACGCTGGCCGCAGGGGGACCGCGCCCCGGCGGCGCTCTACAAGCTGGCGCTCAGCCAGGAGCGGCTCGGCCGCTCAGCCGACGCGCGCGCGACGTTCGAGGATCTCGTCAAACGCTTCCCGGCTTCGAGCGAAGCCGGGCTCGCCCGCGACCGCATTGGCGCCTCGCGCCGCTGA
- a CDS encoding TlpA family protein disulfide reductase: protein MRSPALPHPKSIGLAVLLAIGAFAVPAGAGDNHAPAFSVKSVEGRAVRSSDYRNRPVIVDFWATWCAPCRASMPHLSSMQQRYAKRGLAVIGMSVDETGPAPVRRFARDLGVRFTIAMANDEVLDAYGPIRSIPTTFFINRKGEIVRRVVGYIDGETMEGYVQEILP from the coding sequence GTGCGGTCTCCAGCGCTCCCCCACCCGAAATCCATCGGCCTCGCCGTCCTGCTCGCGATCGGCGCTTTCGCGGTGCCCGCGGGCGCCGGCGACAACCACGCTCCCGCCTTCTCGGTCAAGAGCGTGGAGGGGCGTGCGGTGCGTTCCTCCGACTACCGGAACCGGCCCGTCATCGTGGACTTCTGGGCCACATGGTGCGCCCCGTGCCGGGCGAGCATGCCGCACCTGAGCAGCATGCAGCAGCGTTACGCCAAACGCGGACTCGCGGTCATCGGCATGTCGGTGGACGAAACCGGGCCGGCACCGGTGCGGCGCTTCGCGCGGGACCTGGGCGTGCGGTTCACGATCGCGATGGCCAACGACGAAGTTCTCGACGCCTACGGCCCGATTCGCTCGATCCCGACCACGTTCTTCATCAACCGCAAGGGCGAGATCGTTCGTCGCGTCGTCGGCTACATCGACGGCGAGACGATGGAAGGCTACGTGCAGGAAATTCTTCCCTAG